In Populus nigra chromosome 10, ddPopNigr1.1, whole genome shotgun sequence, the following proteins share a genomic window:
- the LOC133705438 gene encoding uncharacterized protein LOC133705438 isoform X4 — protein sequence MQPSNSTESNSKSTDNPENPKPPKSPSTEFSATATTITATSDSSFEKNSENVDDEVVLDVIGKSLEFDLLEKADDSVEGLYLYKNAFSLVPKSVGGLKKLRTLKFFGNEVNLFPAEFGNLVGLECLQVKVSSPGLNGLSFNKLKGLKELELSRVPPRPSVLTILSEISGIKCLTKLSVCHFSVRYLPPEIGCLSNLEFLDLSFNKIKSLPNEITYLNALISLKVSNNKLVELPSSLSSLQLLESLDLSNNRLTSLGSLELTSMHNLQHLNLQYNKLLSCCQIPSWICCNLEGNGKDLSNDEFISSSIEMDVYETSFQEDDRKFSCNGSNHSMSSIVTGPSSNRSFASRRSSKRWKRRHYLQQKARQERLNNSRKWKGEGCAEALALKESESFKSNNLDVLTPEVHEGGTSDVVGVDDDNEKVELSVEAEGENLHTSVEDDKISSKKVFSVESCSCDLGSINKSEEEVCCVQDEPLASTRDEAASQDESSSSEKSKITYKSKRHHDRDIDNPKPCKCRRPTEDSSNLSRKYSELSFCSIEDRLPDGFYDAGRDRPFMPLRRFEQILPLDSREVILLDREKDEQLDAVALSAQALVFRFKRLNGSTKERNKVAVDNLQIASLLALFVSDHFGGSDRSGAVERTRKAVSGSNYRKPFVCTCPTGNNDSISLAGKQALETVEDIIFSDLCERSLRSIKARRGSIVIPLGSLQFGVCRHRALLMKYLCDRMDPPVPCELVRGYLDFMPHAWNVILRRRGDSLVRMVVDACHPHDIREETDPEYFCRYIPLSRTKVPLSTESVPGPGCSFPTMSTSDKIEKVGSSTLIRCKFGSVEAAAKVRTLEVCEASADEIRNFEYICLGEVRILGALQHSCIVEMYGHQLSSKWVPSEDGNPERRILQSVILMEYVDGGSLKNYLEEVSKTGEKHVPVEMALCIARDVACALAEIHSKDIIHRDIKSENILIDLDDTRADGMPVVKLCDFDRAVPLKSCLHTCCIAHRGIAPPDVCVGTPRWMAPEVLRTMDKRNTYGLEVDIWSYGCLLLELLTLQVPYAGLPESRIHELLQSGKRPPLTDELEALGSMDEHLVTHSGSNPEGPEAQSETLRFLVDLFCRCTKENPADRPTASDIYELLLARTSIH from the exons ATGCAGCCTTCCAATTCCACCGAATCCAATTCTAAGTCCACCGATAACCCCGAAAACCCTAAACCCCCAAAATCCCCCTCCACCGAATTCAGTGCTACCGCCACGACCATTACCGCCACCAGTGACAgcagttttgaaaaaaacagtGAAAATGTGGATGATGAAGTAGTTCTTGATGTTATAGGAAAAAGCCTggaatttgatttattagaaaaaGCTGACGATTCAGTGGAGGGTTTGTATTTGTATAAAAATGCGTTTAGTTTGGTGCCCAAGTCCGTGGGGGGTTTAAAGAAACTGAGGACGCTCAAGTTTTTCGGGAATGAAGTGAATTTGTTTCCAGCGGAGTTTGGGAACTTGGTGGGATTGGAGTGCCTGCAAGTCAAAGTATCGTCGCCGGGTTTGAATGGGCTGagttttaataaattgaaaggTTTGAAAGAGCTTGAGCTTTCGAGAGTGCCTCCAAGACCTTCGGTTTTGACGATTTTGAGTGAGATTTCTGGGATTAAGTGCTTGACAAAGCTCTCTGTTTGTCACTTCTCTGTAAG ATATCTTCCTCCTGAAATCGGCTGCTTAAGTAATTTGGAGTTCTTGGATCTTTCATTCAACAAGATTAAGAGTCTGCCAAATGAAATAACCTATTTAAATGCCTTGATATCATTAAAAGTATCTAATAATAAGTTAGTCGAACTACCCTCAAGTTTGTCCTCGTTGCAATTACTGGAGAGCTTGGACCTCTCAAATAACAGGCTGACATCATTGGGATCTCTTGAACTTACTTCAATGCATAACCTCCAGCATCTAAATCTTCAG TACAATAAGCTTCTTAGTTGTTGTCAAATACCTTCATGGATATGCTGCAATTTGGAAGGAAATGGCAAGGACTTGTCAAATGATGAGTTCATTAGCTCATCAATCGAAATGGATGTATACGAAACCTCCTTTCAGGAGGATGACAGAAAGTTTTCTTGTAATG GTTCCAATCATTCTATGTCAAGCATAGTGACTGGGCCTTCATCAAACAGGTCATTTGCATCTCGGAGGTCTAGTAAGCGTTGGAAAAGACGCCATTATTTGCAGCAAAAAGCTCGTCAAGAACGATTAAACAATAGTAGGAAGTGGAAAGGTGAGGGGTGTGCTGAAGCTTTGGCTCTAAAGGAAAGTGAAAGTTTCAAATCGAACAATCTAGATGTCCTTACCCCCGAGGTGCATGAAGGGGGCACATCAGATGTTGTAGGTGTGGATGATGACAATGAAAAAGTTGAACTTTCTGTTGAAGCTGAAGGAGAAAATCTGCATACCAGTGTTGAAGATGATAAAATCAGCtcaaaaaaagttttttctgTGGAAAGCTGCTCATGCGATCTTGGGTCTATAAATAAAAGTGAGGAAGAAGTATGTTGCGTGCAAGATGAACCTTTAGCCTCTACACGGGATGAAGCTGCTAGTCAGGATGAAAGTTCAtcttcagaaaaatccaaaatcactTACAAGTCAAAAAGGCATCATGATAGGGATATTGATAATCCAAAGCCATGCAAATGTCGGAGACCAACAGAAGATAGCTCAAATTTGTCCCGTAAATATAGTGAACTTTCATTTTGCAGCATTGAGGACCGACTACCAGATGGCTTTTATGATGCAGGACGTGACCGACCTTTCATGCCACTGAGGAGATTTGAGCAAATTTTGCCTCTTGACTCACGTGAGGTCATTCTTTTGGACAG GGAGAAGGATGAACAGTTGGATGCAGTAGCTCTCTCTGCTCAAGCATTGGTGTTTCGTTTTAAGAGATTAAATGGTTCTACCAAGGAGAGAAATAAGGTTGCTGTTGATAACTTGCAGATTGCTTCGTTGCTTGCACTTTTTGTTTCTGATCATTTTGGGGGCAGTGATAGAAGTGGTGCTGTTGAAAGGACTCGAAAAGCAGTGTCTGGTTCAAACTACAGGAAGCCTTTTGTTTGCACATGCCCAACTGGAAACAATGACAGTATTAGTTTAGCTGGTAAACAAGCTTTGGAAACTGTAGAAGATATTATTTTCTCTGATCTCTGTGAGAGATCTTTGCGATCTATCAAAGCAAGACGAGGCTCCATTGTGATTCCTTTAGGGAGCTTGCAGTTTGGTGTTTGCAGACACAGAGCCTTGCTAATGAAG TATCTATGTGACCGAATGGATCCTCCAGTACCTTGTGAACTTGTCAGGGGTTACTTGGACTTCATGCCGCATGCCTGGAATGTCATTCTCAGAAGGAGGGGTGATTCATTGGTCCGGATGGTGGTGGATGCATGCCATCCACATGATATCAGAGAAGAGACAGATCCAGAATATTTTTGCAG GTACATTCCTCTTAGTCGGACTAAAGTTCCCCTTTCAACTGAGAGCGTTCCTGGTCCTGGTTGTTCATTTCCTACCATGTCAACTTCTGACAAGATAGAAAAGGTGGGTTCCAGTACTCTTATTCGGTGCAAATTTGGATCGGTTGAAGCTGCAGCAAAG GTGCGTACTTTAGAGGTATGTGAGGCGTCAGCAGATGAAATTAGGAATTTTGAGTATATTTGTCTTGGAGAAGTAAGAATTTTAGGTGCTCTGCAACACTCTTGTATAGTTGAAATGTATGGACACCAGCTATCTTCAAAGTGGGTTCCATCAGAAGATGGAAATCCAGAACGCCGCATATTACAGTCTGTAATTCTTATGGAGTATGTTGATGGGGGATCTTTAAAG AATTATTTAGAAGAGGTATCTAAAACTGGCGAGAAGCATGTACCGGTGGAAATGGCATTGTGTATAGCACGAGATGTTGCATGTGCATTGGCAGAGATTCACTCCAAAGACATAATTCATCGTGACATCAAAAGTGAAAACATTTTGATTGATTTAGATGATACGAGAGCTGATGGCATGCCTGTAGTGAAGCTCTGTGATTTTGACAGAGCCGTGCCACTTAAGTCTTGCTTGCATACATGTTGTATTGCTCATAGAGGGATTGCACCTCCTGATGTTTGTGTAGGAACGCCACGCTGGATGGCACCTGAGGTTTTGCGTACAATGGATAAACGCAACACTTATGGTCTG GAAGTGGACATTTGGTCATATGGATGCCTACTTCTGGAATTGTTGACTTTACAGGTCCCGTATGCTGGCTTACCTGAATCGCGCATACATGAGCTTCTACAG TCAGGTAAACGACCACCACTAACTGATGAGCTGGAGGCTTTGGGGTCCATGGACGAGCATTTGGTTACTCATTCTGGCTCAAATCCGGAGGGACCCGAGGCTCAATCAGAAACATTGAGATTCCTTGTTGATTTATTCTGTCGATGCACCAAGGAAAATCCAGCTGACCGTCCCACAGCTTCAGATATTTACGAACTGTTGCTTGCACGCACAAGCATTCACTAG